The proteins below are encoded in one region of Verrucomicrobiota bacterium:
- the nrfD gene encoding polysulfide reductase NrfD, whose amino-acid sequence MSTPSIITAAETETPDLHVLERPPQVLNNRGPLWVTDAVCSIVEGKTPLWWYAAIAFTGTFAAIGGACILYMICTGVGVWGSNSPCFWAWDITNFIFWVSMAHAGSLISALLFLTRQKWSLSISRAAEAMTVFAIICAGVYPAIHIGRVWFVWFLFPVPNSYGMWPNFSSPLLWDVFAVTSYLTVSSLFWFAGMIPDLAVLRDRATTKVRKFAYGIVSLGWLGTARQWRHYEMMYVLLAGLTSVLVVTVTTIVASDCATSVIPGWHATIFPFYFMVGAVYSGSAAILTLLLPLRLIYPQLRDLITPSQLDKVCKLLLMMGSCVAYVYVFELFNAWYSANPFERGAFWERFTGSCSWYAITCLSINLTVPQLFWFKAVRRCLPLVFILAILCNVGMWFERFMIVTSTLTHDFLPSSWGNFHPTIVDILTATGTLGIFFTLFLLFIRFVPIMSMNELKAVLPGTQPHAGASHSNNSAEETH is encoded by the coding sequence ATGTCCACTCCTTCGATCATCACTGCCGCCGAGACTGAGACGCCAGACCTTCATGTCTTGGAGCGTCCGCCGCAGGTACTCAACAACCGCGGCCCCCTCTGGGTAACTGACGCGGTCTGTTCAATTGTTGAAGGGAAAACCCCGCTCTGGTGGTATGCAGCGATCGCCTTCACGGGCACCTTCGCTGCGATTGGCGGAGCCTGCATCCTCTACATGATCTGCACCGGTGTGGGTGTCTGGGGATCAAACAGCCCTTGCTTCTGGGCTTGGGATATTACCAATTTCATCTTCTGGGTTTCTATGGCGCATGCCGGGTCCCTCATCTCGGCCCTGCTCTTTCTGACACGTCAGAAGTGGAGTCTTTCGATCTCCCGAGCGGCCGAAGCAATGACGGTCTTTGCGATTATCTGCGCCGGCGTCTATCCCGCGATCCATATCGGCCGCGTCTGGTTTGTCTGGTTCCTCTTCCCTGTGCCGAACAGCTATGGCATGTGGCCGAATTTCTCGAGCCCTCTTCTCTGGGATGTCTTCGCAGTGACGAGTTACCTGACTGTCTCCTCGCTCTTCTGGTTCGCCGGCATGATTCCCGATCTGGCCGTCCTTCGAGACCGCGCCACGACAAAAGTTCGCAAGTTCGCCTACGGTATCGTCTCCCTAGGATGGCTTGGTACGGCGCGTCAATGGCGCCATTACGAGATGATGTATGTCCTGCTAGCCGGGCTTACCTCTGTGCTGGTGGTGACCGTCACTACGATCGTGGCCAGCGATTGCGCCACCTCGGTGATTCCTGGATGGCATGCCACGATCTTCCCGTTCTACTTTATGGTCGGCGCGGTTTATAGCGGCAGTGCGGCGATCCTGACGCTGCTGCTTCCGTTGCGATTGATCTATCCTCAGCTCAGGGATCTGATTACCCCGTCCCAACTCGACAAGGTCTGCAAGCTCCTCCTGATGATGGGTTCCTGCGTGGCTTATGTCTATGTGTTCGAGCTCTTCAATGCCTGGTATAGCGCGAATCCTTTCGAGCGCGGGGCTTTCTGGGAGCGCTTCACCGGCAGTTGCAGCTGGTACGCCATCACCTGCCTCTCGATCAATCTGACGGTGCCTCAACTCTTCTGGTTCAAGGCGGTCCGCCGCTGCCTTCCGCTGGTCTTCATTCTTGCGATCCTCTGCAATGTCGGCATGTGGTTCGAGCGTTTCATGATCGTTACCTCGACGCTCACGCACGATTTCCTTCCTTCTTCCTGGGGGAACTTCCACCCGACAATCGTCGATATCCTGACGGCTACCGGAACACTTGGCATTTTCTTCACCCTCTTCCTGCTCTTCATCCGGTTTGTGCCAATCATGAGCATGAACGAGTTGAAGGCTGTCCTGCCAGGTACCCAGCCTCATGCTGGCGCGAGTCATTCCAACAATTCCGCGGAGGAAACACACTGA